One genomic window of Moorella glycerini includes the following:
- a CDS encoding type II toxin-antitoxin system VapC family toxin, with the protein MDAVVDASAILCAYFPDELSSKAKKLMLDYALGRTNLFGPRLLALELINACLVASRRRRINDEVFIKTAKEITALQIAWIDVEQEAERIFSLSRKYQISAYDTAYIAAAQIKGCELFTADQRLHNAVKKDLKFVRLLSEYP; encoded by the coding sequence ATGGACGCTGTAGTTGATGCAAGCGCCATCCTTTGCGCTTATTTCCCCGACGAGCTTTCCTCCAAGGCTAAAAAATTAATGCTGGACTATGCTTTGGGCCGAACCAATCTTTTTGGTCCAAGACTGCTGGCTCTTGAACTTATTAATGCGTGCCTGGTAGCCTCCAGACGCCGCAGGATCAACGATGAAGTTTTCATTAAAACGGCTAAGGAAATTACCGCCCTACAGATCGCCTGGATAGATGTCGAACAAGAGGCTGAGAGGATTTTTTCTTTAAGCCGCAAGTACCAGATAAGCGCTTACGATACAGCCTATATCGCGGCGGCGCAAATAAAGGGATGTGAACTTTTCACCGCGGACCAAAGGTTGCATAACGCCGTAAAAAAAGACCTAAAGTTTGTCCGTTTATTAAGTGAGTACCCCTGA
- a CDS encoding type II toxin-antitoxin system Phd/YefM family antitoxin produces the protein MMSLNVTQAKESFLDLIRRVEGWESVILEKRGKPVAALLPYEEYANLSRIKNYLAMQEISEAMKDSGITAEEIFQASRQELEAREK, from the coding sequence ATGATGTCTCTAAACGTAACCCAGGCAAAAGAGTCTTTTCTTGATTTAATTAGAAGGGTAGAGGGTTGGGAAAGCGTAATTCTGGAGAAAAGAGGGAAACCGGTGGCCGCTCTCCTTCCTTATGAAGAATACGCCAACCTAAGCCGCATCAAAAATTACCTTGCTATGCAGGAGATTTCTGAGGCCATGAAGGATTCGGGGATAACCGCAGAGGAAATTTTCCAGGCTTCGCGGCAGGAACTCGAAGCGAGGGAAAAATAA
- a CDS encoding type II toxin-antitoxin system RelE/ParE family toxin, producing the protein MLWEIELYESASGNQPVVDFIATLKPGEQAKIARAIDLLKEYGPSIGMPYVRHMADDLWELRVPFGGQAFRLLFFISGNTLVVVHAFSKKTSKAPQKELKTALARMKDYKQRTGGVK; encoded by the coding sequence ATGCTGTGGGAAATCGAGTTATACGAAAGCGCTTCGGGCAACCAGCCGGTGGTTGACTTTATCGCGACGCTAAAACCCGGCGAGCAAGCGAAAATAGCCCGGGCCATTGACCTTCTTAAAGAGTATGGCCCTTCAATCGGGATGCCCTATGTCCGGCATATGGCCGACGACCTCTGGGAATTACGGGTTCCCTTCGGAGGCCAAGCGTTCAGGTTATTATTTTTCATCTCGGGTAACACTTTGGTCGTAGTCCATGCTTTTTCCAAGAAAACCTCAAAAGCACCACAAAAGGAACTTAAAACTGCTCTTGCCAGGATGAAGGATTACAAGCAAAGGACGGGTGGAGTTAAATGA
- a CDS encoding helix-turn-helix transcriptional regulator — MKWEEFKNKLMKEPAFRHAYDDLEPEYQLVKSIIEQRKLKGISQAELARKVGTRQSAIARLESGTYNPSLRFLKKVARALDAKIEIKLK; from the coding sequence ATGAAGTGGGAGGAATTCAAAAACAAACTGATGAAGGAACCAGCCTTTCGCCACGCCTATGATGACCTGGAACCGGAATACCAACTCGTCAAGTCTATCATTGAACAACGAAAACTCAAAGGCATCAGCCAGGCTGAACTGGCGCGTAAAGTAGGAACGCGCCAATCAGCCATTGCCAGATTGGAAAGCGGAACCTATAATCCCTCCCTTCGTTTCTTAAAAAAGGTCGCCAGGGCGCTAGACGCCAAGATCGAAATCAAGCTCAAGTAG
- a CDS encoding conjugal transfer protein, giving the protein MAVEWATWNGSPDDYNRRLGAFFKNAGSFTLPDGIQEVVSASVVSVTGREPQYRVQVLLHLRRLVPVTPAEAQADAPVNVPVTQEDLLRWKQGGTWDQQKAIPVWRDYLLKVEVPVQVKENQAQAAGLPVIIANNQGEGVIKEPGYNESASQPFITFINQFLNLYYTGGSLVNFLAPGASVTAVGGWKLESVEEVLVDNSANPARACVRATISAPGAGRLVQRIFLKIKIERGSYLVEDLSAQPQ; this is encoded by the coding sequence CTGGCCGTAGAATGGGCCACTTGGAACGGCAGTCCTGACGATTACAACCGCCGCCTGGGAGCCTTCTTTAAAAACGCCGGCAGTTTTACCCTCCCGGACGGCATCCAGGAGGTGGTTTCCGCCTCAGTCGTATCGGTAACCGGCCGAGAGCCGCAGTACCGGGTGCAGGTCCTGCTGCACCTGCGCCGGCTGGTGCCGGTCACCCCGGCCGAAGCCCAGGCCGATGCCCCGGTCAACGTCCCTGTAACCCAGGAAGACCTCTTGCGGTGGAAGCAGGGCGGGACGTGGGACCAGCAGAAAGCGATCCCGGTCTGGAGGGATTACCTGCTCAAGGTAGAAGTGCCGGTGCAGGTAAAAGAAAACCAAGCCCAAGCCGCCGGCCTCCCGGTGATTATCGCCAACAATCAGGGGGAAGGGGTGATTAAAGAACCTGGGTATAACGAAAGCGCCTCCCAACCATTTATAACCTTCATCAACCAGTTCCTAAACCTCTATTATACCGGAGGGTCCCTGGTAAACTTCCTGGCGCCGGGCGCCTCGGTAACCGCCGTTGGCGGCTGGAAGCTGGAGAGTGTCGAAGAAGTGCTTGTAGACAACAGCGCCAATCCCGCCAGGGCCTGCGTCCGGGCAACGATATCCGCGCCCGGAGCCGGGCGCCTAGTGCAAAGAATTTTTCTTAAAATCAAGATAGAAAGGGGGAGCTATCTGGTAGAGGACCTGAGCGCCCAGCCGCAGTGA
- a CDS encoding metal-dependent hydrolase, which translates to MRGSTHLFSGLAAFSLLGMNLPGLGLAALGALLPDIDQPGSMISRKVTGVPFGRIGRGLVGITILGVWHQTRLSLLLPVGITFVALAFLPHRGITHSLLGLVLAWLAVKGLGWPEAPFLTGYGIHLAEDLLTPSGIPLLYPWQERMRVPLVETGGILDRVLGLAAMAIFLIAAWKYVPVLLH; encoded by the coding sequence ATGCGGGGCAGCACGCACCTCTTCAGCGGCTTGGCGGCGTTTTCCCTGCTCGGCATGAATTTGCCAGGGCTGGGACTGGCCGCCCTGGGAGCCTTGCTTCCGGATATAGACCAGCCGGGTAGTATGATAAGCCGCAAGGTTACCGGAGTTCCCTTTGGCCGGATAGGTCGGGGGTTAGTAGGGATTACGATACTGGGAGTCTGGCATCAGACCAGGCTTTCTTTGTTGCTACCGGTAGGGATCACCTTTGTGGCGCTGGCGTTTCTTCCCCACCGGGGGATAACGCATTCACTGTTGGGCCTGGTGTTGGCCTGGCTAGCGGTAAAGGGGCTGGGCTGGCCGGAGGCGCCTTTTCTTACTGGCTACGGCATCCACCTGGCGGAAGACTTGTTGACACCTTCTGGTATACCTCTGCTTTACCCCTGGCAGGAGCGTATGCGCGTACCGTTAGTGGAAACGGGAGGAATATTGGATAGGGTTCTCGGCCTGGCAGCCATGGCAATCTTCTTGATAGCTGCATGGAAATATGTACCGGTTTTATTACATTGA
- a CDS encoding putative toxin-antitoxin system toxin component, PIN family, whose amino-acid sequence MSSKRVQVLEPPKVPVVIDTNVLVPSLYSNTPIAQFLFSGNLILVWSAYIYNEACEIIYRLSARYLQKAGVFPEEVLELLKIVTTIGREVTDMPEDWPPYSRDREDDPFLWAALVGGAEYIISEDDSHMLELKSFQGIPIGTPRQFFEWVKIVHPITLANKI is encoded by the coding sequence ATGTCGTCAAAGCGCGTTCAAGTATTAGAACCTCCAAAGGTCCCCGTCGTTATTGATACCAATGTTTTAGTTCCTTCTCTTTATAGTAATACGCCTATAGCCCAATTTCTTTTTTCCGGCAACCTCATTCTAGTTTGGAGTGCATACATCTACAACGAAGCTTGTGAAATTATCTACAGGTTGTCAGCTCGCTATCTGCAAAAGGCGGGTGTATTTCCTGAAGAAGTTTTGGAACTTTTGAAGATAGTTACTACTATTGGCCGCGAAGTCACTGATATGCCCGAAGATTGGCCACCGTATTCCCGTGATAGAGAAGATGACCCATTTCTTTGGGCGGCCTTGGTAGGAGGAGCTGAGTATATAATCTCAGAGGACGATTCGCATATGTTGGAATTAAAATCTTTTCAGGGGATACCAATAGGGACACCAAGACAATTCTTTGAGTGGGTAAAGATAGTGCACCCAATAACACTAGCAAATAAGATTTAA
- a CDS encoding S-layer homology domain-containing protein: MKKITVLTTLLALILFLLAQALPAHAEMEYRFSDKDTITKDFSWGQDDIIEAIDFELYAGYPDNTLGLNNNMTRAEFAAVLNRIMDAGGTTGPNWYDGAVDGLVKAGVIHDKSGDWDAPITRLEAAKWLGRLAKVYQVAVKDQGATFSDTSDVDAIYADKTGLMKGISPGVLGADQNLLRGEAAVLLLRVAKSVDNNLPSDEELIQAGKEALEDASANAMDFEARRNVDLSFYDKLPYKRVTRNYFEGARKFMYALRDDGRKNYRLTKSEIKVAEKHNSIAIVVAKLEIESGYKGIGISRFKKIDGRWMMTQGGTPQNYKEWGYVSKVGW, encoded by the coding sequence GTGAAGAAAATCACTGTATTGACCACTTTACTTGCCCTGATTCTATTTCTTTTAGCCCAAGCTCTCCCAGCCCACGCCGAGATGGAGTACCGTTTCTCTGACAAAGACACCATCACGAAAGACTTTTCCTGGGGCCAAGACGACATCATTGAAGCCATCGACTTTGAACTTTACGCCGGTTACCCGGACAACACCCTGGGGCTCAATAACAACATGACCCGGGCGGAGTTCGCCGCCGTGCTGAACCGCATCATGGACGCCGGGGGCACCACCGGACCGAACTGGTACGACGGAGCCGTTGACGGTTTGGTGAAGGCCGGTGTAATCCACGACAAGTCCGGGGACTGGGACGCGCCTATCACCAGGCTGGAAGCCGCTAAGTGGCTGGGCAGGCTGGCGAAGGTCTACCAGGTGGCGGTCAAGGACCAGGGCGCGACCTTTAGTGACACCTCTGATGTAGACGCCATCTACGCCGACAAGACGGGCCTCATGAAGGGCATCAGCCCGGGCGTCCTGGGGGCCGACCAGAACCTGCTCAGGGGTGAGGCGGCGGTGCTGCTGCTCCGTGTGGCGAAGAGCGTGGATAATAACTTGCCGAGTGATGAGGAGTTGATTCAGGCAGGCAAAGAGGCTTTAGAAGATGCCAGCGCTAATGCAATGGACTTTGAGGCGCGGCGTAATGTGGACTTGAGCTTCTACGACAAGCTGCCCTACAAGAGGGTCACCCGGAATTACTTCGAGGGCGCGCGGAAGTTTATGTATGCCCTGCGGGACGACGGGAGGAAGAATTACCGGTTAACAAAGAGCGAAATAAAAGTAGCTGAAAAACATAACTCCATTGCGATAGTAGTTGCTAAATTAGAAATAGAGAGCGGCTATAAAGGGATAGGAATTTCCCGTTTCAAGAAGATTGACGGCCGCTGGATGATGACCCAGGGCGGAACCCCCCAAAATTACAAAGAATGGGGTTACGTCAGCAAAGTGGGCTGGTAA
- a CDS encoding ATP-binding protein, whose protein sequence is MKFPLIAFKNNIVFNNQGEAYAVYRLKGEAYNHLPLAERQIVIKRLEEVFYGYEGKGQILLLCEELRLDEGGYLAAAGVSYDLPREVALEASRHARSVRQALSYGARRRRRYLVLQLRLEPQLDDIKTLLAEARDLAVGTFLRSEKWLLSPRRLQEALEAEKELYHRIRNITAGRADFGDLDFIIRRNTRRVGILSPPLPSRNAGRFTPALISAFSDGCLLEEHPSYIAITEGSDETHYQVFITFPDLPKSIPEIGAEWLASLDINEAAIDAVVHFRITRPFKAKKATESRRRFLRGQIEEALRGRDEPSLDEEYGLTEGRFLESKIQAGQPLAAIAVTLAVAGKDLKEVRATAAKTIERHTSSGYRAVRPVGDQIKCLYSFLPGAPPAASLIECDPGFIAAAGPHISLETGDGKGFFLGWSGAAPVWWRPGYAARELGRSNAVFITGGLGGGKSMTIKTMGYFIRLAGGVLFVIDPKKNEYRAYERLFPIKRIDLSPGGDRELNPFMLAADERRAKGIALDFLSIALNLRDDNDVRRVAVSQAVERVATRPPAERNLQACLEELNRMAREKAHPQVAREAGQCALLLESLRDGSLGHLVFGKEKENEIAPVTVVSLQGLPLPRTAQNLLAGRITESERQGLGMLYLAAAMAREVAFSLPAHIIKGQIFDEVWMLAGISEGARLLDELIRMGARSYNAIPILATQNASDVAGIQTIKNNVSYVLCFRAQDKSEIRSNIELLGADVEEEEGKKGAGLANLFRSLESGWCLMKDALGRIGQVYIDPRPEYLLQVFDTTPGKEGEVTKSG, encoded by the coding sequence GTGAAATTCCCTCTCATCGCCTTTAAGAACAACATCGTCTTCAACAACCAGGGCGAAGCATACGCCGTCTACCGCCTCAAAGGCGAGGCCTACAACCACCTGCCCTTGGCGGAAAGGCAAATAGTTATCAAACGCCTGGAAGAGGTCTTTTACGGCTATGAGGGTAAGGGCCAGATCCTCCTGCTCTGCGAGGAATTGCGTCTGGACGAAGGCGGTTATTTGGCAGCTGCCGGCGTTTCTTACGATCTTCCCCGGGAAGTGGCCCTGGAGGCCTCCCGCCACGCCCGGTCCGTGCGCCAGGCTTTAAGCTACGGCGCCCGCCGCCGGCGCCGTTACCTGGTCTTGCAGCTGCGCCTGGAACCCCAGCTGGATGATATCAAAACCCTGCTGGCTGAAGCCCGCGACCTGGCCGTGGGGACTTTCCTGCGGTCGGAAAAGTGGTTGCTCTCGCCCCGGCGCCTGCAGGAGGCCCTGGAAGCGGAAAAAGAATTATACCACCGCATCCGGAACATCACCGCCGGCCGCGCCGATTTCGGCGATCTGGATTTCATCATCCGCCGCAACACACGGCGGGTAGGGATTCTCTCGCCGCCCCTGCCGTCCCGCAACGCCGGCCGCTTCACCCCGGCCCTGATCAGCGCCTTCAGCGACGGCTGCCTTTTGGAAGAACACCCAAGTTACATCGCCATCACCGAAGGCAGTGACGAAACCCATTACCAGGTTTTCATCACCTTTCCCGATCTGCCCAAAAGCATACCGGAGATAGGAGCCGAATGGCTGGCCAGCCTAGATATCAACGAAGCGGCCATTGATGCCGTGGTCCATTTCCGGATTACCCGGCCCTTCAAGGCTAAAAAGGCAACAGAAAGCCGGAGGCGCTTTCTGAGAGGCCAGATTGAAGAAGCTTTACGGGGCCGGGATGAACCAAGCTTAGACGAAGAATACGGCCTGACCGAGGGACGCTTCCTGGAAAGCAAAATCCAGGCCGGCCAGCCCTTAGCGGCCATAGCCGTCACCCTGGCCGTGGCCGGTAAAGACCTGAAAGAAGTCCGGGCCACTGCGGCAAAGACGATAGAAAGGCACACCTCTTCCGGCTACCGCGCCGTCCGGCCGGTAGGCGACCAGATCAAGTGCCTGTACTCCTTCCTGCCCGGCGCCCCGCCGGCCGCGTCGTTAATCGAGTGCGACCCCGGCTTCATCGCCGCCGCCGGTCCCCATATCTCTTTGGAAACGGGCGACGGTAAGGGTTTTTTCCTGGGTTGGTCAGGAGCCGCCCCGGTCTGGTGGCGGCCTGGCTACGCCGCCCGGGAATTGGGCCGTTCCAACGCCGTCTTTATCACCGGCGGACTGGGCGGGGGTAAGAGTATGACCATCAAGACCATGGGCTATTTCATCCGCCTAGCCGGCGGCGTGTTGTTCGTCATCGACCCCAAAAAGAACGAATATCGAGCATACGAGCGCCTGTTTCCTATCAAGCGTATAGACCTTTCTCCTGGCGGCGACCGGGAATTGAACCCCTTCATGCTGGCTGCCGACGAGCGCCGCGCCAAGGGGATTGCCCTGGACTTTTTAAGCATTGCTTTAAACCTTCGTGACGACAACGACGTGCGCCGGGTGGCCGTATCCCAGGCGGTGGAGAGAGTAGCTACCAGGCCGCCGGCCGAGCGCAACCTCCAGGCCTGCCTGGAAGAATTGAACCGGATGGCCAGGGAGAAGGCCCATCCCCAGGTTGCCCGGGAGGCCGGCCAGTGCGCCCTGCTTTTAGAATCCCTCCGGGACGGTTCCCTGGGCCACCTGGTATTCGGCAAGGAAAAGGAAAACGAGATCGCCCCGGTCACGGTGGTCAGCCTTCAGGGCCTGCCTCTGCCACGCACCGCCCAGAACCTCCTGGCCGGCCGGATTACCGAAAGCGAGCGCCAGGGCTTAGGTATGCTCTACCTGGCGGCGGCCATGGCCAGGGAGGTGGCCTTCTCCCTACCGGCACATATCATAAAAGGTCAGATTTTTGATGAGGTTTGGATGCTGGCCGGCATCTCTGAAGGCGCCCGCCTGCTGGACGAACTGATCCGCATGGGGGCCAGAAGCTATAACGCCATCCCCATCCTGGCCACCCAGAACGCCAGCGACGTGGCCGGCATTCAGACGATTAAAAACAACGTCAGCTACGTACTATGCTTCCGGGCGCAGGATAAAAGCGAGATACGTAGTAATATAGAGCTGTTGGGCGCCGATGTAGAAGAAGAGGAAGGGAAGAAAGGGGCCGGCCTGGCCAATCTCTTCCGTTCCCTGGAGAGCGGCTGGTGCCTCATGAAGGACGCCCTGGGCCGTATCGGCCAGGTATACATCGACCCCCGGCCGGAATACCTCTTGCAGGTGTTCGATACCACGCCAGGCAAGGAAGGGGAGGTAACAAAAAGTGGTTGA
- a CDS encoding TcpE family conjugal transfer membrane protein yields the protein MEKQETRLFKSYKSLFHIRFKIHNIGDRTLPRGLSLETLAMFAVLYLPLWPLGRLLYPAHPWIGAIIAAGAAAGLLSQSDPQGKFLPLFILGLVEYVARPKTTDYSGRAIARRRRQRLEWEVMEVDDK from the coding sequence ATGGAGAAACAAGAAACACGCCTTTTCAAAAGTTATAAGTCGCTATTCCACATCAGGTTCAAGATCCATAACATCGGCGACCGCACCCTGCCGCGGGGGCTATCCCTGGAAACCCTGGCCATGTTCGCGGTACTCTACTTGCCTCTCTGGCCTTTGGGCCGCCTGCTGTACCCGGCCCACCCCTGGATCGGGGCGATAATCGCCGCCGGGGCGGCGGCCGGGTTGCTATCCCAGTCCGATCCCCAGGGCAAGTTCTTGCCCCTGTTTATCCTGGGCCTGGTTGAATACGTGGCCAGGCCCAAAACCACCGACTACTCCGGCCGGGCCATCGCCCGCCGCCGGCGCCAACGCCTGGAGTGGGAAGTAATGGAGGTAGACGACAAGTGA
- a CDS encoding ATP-binding protein, protein MVELKGIILDFRQAVAAQNLSRVAFDAALTVGVLVLLAEVAANYKKRQYIKNALVSLIAFIITYAFIRYFPARGSEFELLTMLLGLWYAAQVIYRFASRALKIYSEAFSGGWHAFRQAINGKRAYQHSYRQTYQAYQEASQGNNQEKEASTAGPPPGVEYLPPRRPDPRAFDGLIGLDKAVDAIKTALELPLKQPEKIREYNLELPRGILLYGPPGTGKTSFARAAARYFGCSFYAVNASSLIGRYVGTSEANLRNLFAHARRHRPAVIFFDEIDAIGRRRDDSNLNRASDILLQLLLGELDGFASREGIFIIAATNRTDVLDEALMRPGRLDQKIELPLPGARARRQLFEVYLRNRPTELNEADYQTVVARTEGASAADIKAICDMAALAASRVRARIDCAYLMEAIDELRGKG, encoded by the coding sequence GTGGTTGAGCTTAAGGGTATTATCCTCGATTTCCGCCAGGCGGTGGCGGCCCAGAACTTAAGCAGGGTCGCCTTTGACGCCGCCCTGACGGTGGGCGTCCTCGTCCTCCTGGCCGAGGTGGCGGCCAATTACAAAAAGCGCCAGTACATAAAAAACGCCCTGGTCAGCCTCATCGCCTTTATCATTACCTACGCCTTTATCCGCTATTTCCCAGCCAGGGGCTCCGAATTCGAGCTGTTGACCATGCTCCTGGGGCTCTGGTACGCAGCCCAGGTTATCTACCGTTTCGCCAGCCGCGCCTTAAAGATATACAGCGAAGCCTTTAGCGGCGGCTGGCACGCCTTCAGGCAGGCGATAAATGGTAAGAGAGCCTACCAGCATAGTTACCGGCAGACTTACCAGGCTTACCAGGAAGCCAGCCAGGGCAACAACCAGGAAAAAGAAGCTTCCACCGCAGGACCACCACCTGGGGTGGAATACCTGCCGCCCCGGCGCCCGGACCCCAGGGCCTTCGACGGCCTCATCGGTCTGGATAAAGCAGTTGACGCCATTAAAACGGCCCTGGAACTACCATTAAAACAGCCGGAAAAGATCCGGGAGTACAACCTGGAATTGCCGCGGGGAATCCTGCTCTACGGCCCTCCCGGCACCGGCAAAACGAGTTTCGCCCGGGCGGCGGCCAGGTACTTCGGCTGCTCCTTCTACGCCGTTAACGCCTCTTCTCTTATCGGGCGTTACGTCGGCACCAGCGAGGCCAATTTGCGCAACCTCTTCGCCCACGCCCGCCGTCACCGGCCTGCCGTGATCTTTTTCGACGAGATCGACGCCATCGGCCGCCGCCGCGACGACAGCAACTTGAACCGCGCCTCGGACATCCTTCTGCAGCTTCTCCTGGGTGAACTAGACGGTTTTGCCAGCCGGGAAGGGATCTTCATCATTGCCGCCACCAACCGCACCGACGTGCTGGATGAGGCCCTGATGCGGCCGGGACGCCTGGACCAGAAAATCGAGCTGCCCCTGCCTGGCGCCCGCGCCCGGCGGCAGCTCTTTGAGGTTTACCTCCGGAACAGGCCCACCGAATTAAACGAAGCCGACTACCAGACTGTGGTGGCCAGGACGGAAGGAGCTTCCGCCGCTGATATCAAGGCCATCTGCGACATGGCCGCCCTGGCGGCCTCCCGCGTCCGGGCCAGGATCGACTGCGCTTACCTGATGGAAGCCATCGACGAATTAAGGGGGAAGGGTTAA
- a CDS encoding peptidoglycan DD-metalloendopeptidase family protein: MGPVTATAAIKTAQKAGKLVTSARAREGLAVKIEYLAIGIFFLIPALLISLVLIFFLALGMGDQGKTTGFRSGAPTAFAVADIPAQYLPIFLKAQERYGVSWAILAAIAKIESGFGSDMKTSSAGAIGFMQFMPATWEQYKQDGDGDGRMDPYNPYDAIFAAANMLKANGFATDPRRAIFAYNHANWYVDMVMSQAAAYASTMLPVGQGVWPLLGQYKTITDGYGMRWHPILKKYSFHDGIDLPAPEGTPVFAMQDGRVLWDRENGAYGLCVILDHGGLKTMYGHLADVAVRKGEKVKAGQVIGYIGNTGLSTGPHLHFSVYINGQPANPEEWLKIPSGNN; this comes from the coding sequence ATGGGTCCCGTGACCGCAACAGCAGCAATCAAAACAGCTCAGAAAGCCGGCAAATTGGTCACGTCGGCCCGGGCCAGGGAAGGTCTGGCCGTAAAGATTGAATACCTGGCGATAGGCATCTTTTTTCTTATTCCAGCTCTGCTTATATCTCTGGTCCTAATATTTTTCCTGGCCCTTGGAATGGGTGATCAGGGCAAAACCACCGGCTTCCGGTCTGGCGCCCCGACGGCATTTGCCGTAGCCGATATACCGGCCCAGTACCTGCCCATTTTCTTAAAGGCCCAAGAGCGGTACGGAGTATCCTGGGCGATACTCGCGGCCATCGCCAAAATAGAATCGGGGTTTGGAAGCGACATGAAAACTTCCAGCGCTGGGGCTATCGGTTTCATGCAGTTCATGCCGGCCACCTGGGAGCAGTACAAGCAGGATGGCGACGGGGACGGCAGGATGGACCCCTATAACCCCTACGACGCCATCTTCGCCGCCGCCAATATGCTTAAAGCCAACGGCTTCGCCACCGACCCCCGTAGAGCCATCTTCGCCTATAACCACGCCAATTGGTACGTAGATATGGTGATGAGCCAGGCGGCAGCCTACGCCTCCACCATGTTGCCGGTAGGCCAAGGCGTTTGGCCCCTCCTGGGCCAATATAAAACAATCACCGACGGCTACGGCATGCGCTGGCACCCGATTCTAAAAAAATACAGCTTTCACGACGGCATAGATCTACCGGCGCCGGAAGGCACGCCAGTATTTGCAATGCAAGATGGAAGGGTGCTCTGGGATAGGGAGAACGGCGCTTATGGCCTTTGCGTAATCCTGGACCACGGCGGCCTTAAGACCATGTACGGCCACCTGGCGGATGTAGCTGTAAGAAAAGGGGAAAAGGTGAAGGCCGGCCAGGTCATCGGCTACATAGGCAATACCGGCCTCTCCACCGGCCCCCACCTGCATTTCAGCGTTTACATCAACGGCCAGCCGGCCAACCCGGAAGAGTGGCTGAAGATACCTTCAGGAAATAACTGA